The following DNA comes from Scyliorhinus canicula chromosome 26, sScyCan1.1, whole genome shotgun sequence.
GTTCTGACAAATGGGAAAAGTGCCTTTTCAGGCCCACCAACCAAATCAGAATGTATCCTCCTGTGATACTGCatcgaggacacgggttcgatcccggccctgggtcactgtccatctggagtctgcacattcacccgtgtctgcgtgggtctcactcccacaacccaaagatgtgcaggtttaggcagattggccaagataaattgccccttaattggaaaaaaaataattgggtgttcttaaatttattttgaaaaaatgaattgcctcATTGGTGGAAGCTGTGGCTTCAGCTGGAACCGAAACTGCTTTCTATCCATAAACTCCCTCATTTCAGTTTGCTCTGTGAAGTCCCCATACCTCCTGATGTGGCTCTGAATCTAATTTGGTTTAATACCATTCCTGTGAATCGCCTTGATAGGTTTTACCGGGTTACATGCAGCTTATGTATTCAGAGCGGTTATGCTTATGTTATTTAATTAACTTTCAGAACTTGGCTGAAGTTTAAAGCTCCTTGTTTAATTCTACATTTAGAGGGTGTCCGTGCAAGGATCCCAAAGTGATGCCTGACTTTTCCATAGCTAATCAGGTAGCTTGTTCATAGTGATTTGCTCTTTGGCAGCTCGTTCAGTCTCCTTCCAAACACTTAATTCAACTTCAAATCCGGGCTCCTTTGAGAAATCCTGCTGTCTAAACCAAACCAATACCAAAGCACCAATGTCTCCACAAGAGGTAAATGATCTTTGGGAATACATTAGAGACAGGACCACCATGTACTCAAACCATAGGTTGCAGGTTAAGTCTATGAGTCAGATTTATCCAAAGATAAAATATACAGAAGCAGACATCAATCAGAATCATTACAGTCATTCATTTTCACTAGTTTTAAAAAAGCAACTAACGAATATCTTTTTAAAGTCAGACATTTTATTCACGTGTATCACTGACTGACTTGTTTAACTTGCCGTCCTACCTGAATGTTAAAGCAGCCAGGCTCCTCTACCGCCTTCCCTTTCAGCTTGTGTCCAACATCCACTTcttccctggcaccaaccctgcCTCCTGTTCACAAGGAGGGGGTGCTGTGCTTACACCGGCCTGAAGATTCCACTTGGGGTTGAGGGGAGCGGCTTGTCACGGTCACCAACCCTATTAGGCTAACCAAGACAACTGTCAATTGTAAGTTTCAGTTACATCAACTCTCATTGGttccaggtctgcatccccaatTTGGAGCCCAAGAGTGAAGGAGGAAACTCCACACCAGGGAAATGTGGTGTCAAAGGTAAGtgttcacacgggatcaggggtgagctggcaagatggatacagaactggctaggtcataaaaggcagagagtagcaatggaagggtgcttttctaattggaaaatgtaactggtctgattagtaagattgcagatgacacaaaggttggtggaattgcggatagcgatgaggactgtccgaggatacagcaggatttagatcgtttggagacttgggcggagagatggcagatggagtttaatccggacaaatgtgaagtattgcattttggaaggtctaatacaggtagggaatatacagtgaagagtattgacagtcagagaaatctaggtgtgcaggtccacaggtcactgaaaggggcaacacaggcggagaaggtagtcaagaaggcatacggcatgcttgccttcattggccggggcattgagtgtacaaattggcaagtcatgttgcagctgtatagaaccttagttagcccacacttggagtatagtgttcaattctggttgccacactaccagaaggctttagagagggtgcagaagagatttaccaggatgttgcctgatatggagggcattagctatgaggagaggttgaataaactcggtttgttctcactggaacgacggaggttgaggggcgacctgatagaggtctacaaaattatgagggccatagacagaggctttttcccagggtagaggggtcaattactcgggggcataggtttaaggtgcgaggggcaaggtttagaggagatgtacgaggcattttttttacacagagggtaatgggtgcctggaactcgctgtcggaggaggtggtggaagcagggacgatagtgatgtttaaggggcatcttgacaaatacatgaataggatgggaatagagagatacggaccccggaagtgtggaagattttagtttagacgggcagcatggtcggcacaggcttggagggccgaagggcctgttcctgtgctgtacttttctttgttggtCGTGTGGATGGGCCATTGGGCTTAACTTGGGGTGGGATgagcaagagttttttttaatataaatttagattacccaattattttttccaattaaggggcaatttagagttgccaatctacctatcctgcacatctttgggttgtgggggtgaaacccacgcagacacggggagaatgtgcaaactccacacggatagtaacccagggccgggattcgaatccaggtcctcagcgccgtaggcagcaaagctaaccactgtgccacagtgctgcccgggGATGAGCAAGAGTGACCTTGAAGAGTAGAAGGAGTAAACATGCGGGCGGCacatggagcagtggttagcactgctgtctctcggtgccgaggtcccaggttcgaatcctggccctgggtcactgtccatgtggagtttgcacattctccccgtgtttgcgtgggtttcgcccccacaacccaaagatgtgcaaggtagtggattggccacgctaaattgccccttaattggaaaaaaaatacttgggtactctaaatttattttttaaaaagaaaggagtAAACTTTCACTTTTGTGATGCCTTTCAAGGCCTGTGGGTATCTTGAAATGATACCCTAATTTGCCTCCGTTCTCTTGTGAAGGGGAATTGGGTGAGTTGCTGCCACTATGAGGACGGAGttgggaaatgaaaaatgaaatgaaaatcgcttattgtcacgagtaggcttcaatgaagttactgtgaaaagcccctagtcggccacattccggcgcctgtcagggGATGCtcatacaggaatcgaaccacgctgttggcctgctttaaaagccagtgatttagcccagtgagctaaaccagcccctatatagaGAAATATAGAGATGAACTAGTGGCTTGAGAGATATGACTGAGCTGTGTGTGGAGGATTCACCCCCTCTCGGTGTCCCGGTGAGAGTCTAAATGATTTACTGCCCTCGTGTGGGTTTCCTGTCTGACTCTCCCCTCCCATGTTTGTTTCTCAGGAATTCCAAGTTGGAATCAAAGGTGGCAGGAGTCTATCGCCCATCAGCAGTGCCCTGTCTGCGCCAAGGATGAACCACTCAGCAGACTCCAGTCCCTCGGAGGTGAGGGATCACAGTGAGGAATCGCTATCGCCCAGCTCTGCTCTTTTGAGCAAAGGGTAGGTGCCAAAGTTTTATAAACATGTACAAGAAGGACTTGGGGTTCTatagcaatgttcaccccctcagGACCTCACGGAGAGCTGCACAgacaatgaaatatttttgaagtcaGTGATGTAAAATAGCAAACCTGGGGACAAATTTGCAGACAGCAAGGTCCCAATAAGGGAGCAGGGCAGGCTAAACAGCAAGAGGTCATGGGGGTTGTTCCTAGAGAATAATTATCTGGCATATATGGGGTTAATGTGTGAGAGAGCACATGCTCCACGCACAtgagtgttggacagagctgtgtgtaccagcaagcatggagacaattCTGAGCTTGTACCCATGactgtatatttgtaaatagttcaaaGAATCAAAAAGACTTTGAGTTAACACAggtatggtgatatgcatcactgtaaatacacaaggggttaatgtaaatacacatagactagatagacactagagggagcaccagagacatgacacacagacattcaaccaataggtcagtaagataggacacgaccaatgggcattcacgatacacacagaggtgacactactacaGGGGGGCACTAAACCAACCCGTATAAAaggacttttgtgagggccacgaagaatccagcatgagttttcaggctacaaagaaataacatttatttacaaattaacatatatacacaacagcagcaacaacttctcttgctgccaaactcctctctccctggttccaaactggccagctctatttatgcagggagtctgctaatgatttctccgccccccctcattgggggagctcatactcccacaggattgtgggattgtcattagtcccctgccaatggtaagcaggcaggttataacaaggaCACAGcaaacatgatcttcctcttttcagtggagacactcagtgagtccacagggttgattcaacacatcacacccaccacgtggattgtagcagactggttcgtctgagtagctatagcaggattagcgggagagttgaatccaagtaggagaattgttaacagttttaaTAGACGTgtcaaagctatctccaagtctgaaccttcatttgtcagagtgcacatcaaggaaataGCTTGTGCTCCGTCAAGTGCATAACAAAACAACAGGTATGACTGAAAACTTCTTCCGACCTACTGGAATACAACCAACACCCAATACAGATCCCTTTCCCATCGCTCCACCTTTAGTGCCCGTGTATTCAGCTGCCTGGGTCCTAAGctccagaattccctccctaaaaacCCCTCTACCTCTCACAATGGGACGTCCAGCAAATCTATCGCTTTTACTGAGCTTTTGATCATGTGTCCTCATGTGGACCGGTGTCAAATTTTAATTGATGATAGTCCTGCGACGTACCTGAGGACGTTTTATTCCATCAAAGatattatttaaatgcaagtAACAGGTTTTAATAAAAGTTGTTTCCCCTGTCAGGTAACCTTGGCAGCAGTTTCTGGGTCCCGGGCTCCATTGGCATTTACTCGGCACCTCTGGTGTATGTTTATCCGTTTCCTTTCCGTCCTCAGAGCCCCTGAACGTCGCAACTTGAATCGAATTGACAAAGACTCGGAGGTTTATAAGATGCTCCAGGAGAATCGAGCTGCGAAGGAGCCTCCGCGACAATCGAACCGCTTTCGTCAGCTCCAGGAGGCTCTGGATGCAGACCAGGATGGTGAGGCCAGGACTGGGGAATATCAGCATGTTTGAGGAGGGTGGGGACAGATAGGGACATGGATCAGCAGCGAGGGAGGACTGCTGGATTCGATATGATCTGCTCTCTGGTCTCATTCCCCTAGGAGCTGCCGTGAAATTCCCAGGGAGATTCTCTCCCTCGGCTCCAATCGCAGGAGCACCCAAGTATCAAATGTGCGAGAAGTGCGGCTCCAGCATTGTGTGAGTACCGAACAGTGCGggtgatggagtttaatgcaatcAAACTGATCAAGGAggcaggagatggggagggggcagtggggggtgctTTGGTGCATGGTGAGTGAGGGTTAATAGTATTGAGTCAATATTCATTCTGTACAGGTACCATACACACTCCCTTGTATTGATTTACTGAACATGTGACCAGTGCGACAGCTTGTTGCTACAACCATGATgaggggagtgtggtgaatgtataatataaattcatcactgtgtccctgtgggctccatctgtgagccgttgcgcggctctgctcaCGGGGAGATGAGTAGCTTGTaccgggctccacccttggctctgtccatggctcctcccacaaccagaagtataaagtgctgcggtcttgcgagcctgccttcagttcagctagtcgcaggcaggctcagttgtaagtcgattaaagccacagtttacttctactcgtgtccttcagtgaattgatggtcgcatcaatttaatcgacttaaaaaactgccatggaatcagccctcaaacctttttttaaaataaatttagagtacccaattttttttccaattaaggggcaatttagcgtggccaatctaactatcctgcacatctttgggttgtgggggtgaaacccacgcagacactgggagaatgtgcaaactccacacagacagtgacccagggccgggattcgaacccgggtcctcagcgccgtaggcagcaatgctaaccactgcgccaccgtgctgccctcagccctcaaacctaatcgactggaactcgatccacaggccgcagaagcgaaggaaatatttctgcattggcttcggtgcttcaaggcctaactggctgcgtcgactacctctgctgttactgaagaacagaaactcagtcttctacacgcacgggtgagccatcgcatttcaactcaacttgatagtaccgactcgtacaccgaggccctcgcaatactcgaccgcctgtacgtgcggcccataAATGACGTTTATGCGCGGCATATTTTTACTACCCGccaccagcgccccgcagagtcactagaagactacctgcgcgacctaaaagctctagcacgggaatgtaacttccaggctgtgacagcctcccagcacatggaactggccgtccgagatgtgtatgttgcaggggtccggtccaattacgtgcgccagcgtctcctcgaaaaaggggcccagaacctggaggacacagtaacgcTAGCGACCTTGTTTGAGGTCGCTTTTCAAAGTTTTTAAACTCGTTCCcagccgaccacgcgaccccatcgtggacccccgaccagagactaccccaggcctgcgccgcgcggccacccgcccaccacggaacGCCATCCTGTCACTtgtgcggccagccccaacacccccggcagcactgcccggcccgcaacgcgacctgcagcagctgcggacggaaaggacattttgctaaggtatgcCTGGCTAAAACCAAATCCTCAAACTCGAACGCTATCCAGAACAATCGCCCCTcccactcacaggcccgcagaccccgcaatgtggcagcgtgtccgCCGACTTcgcctccgcacgacatgtgcgactcatgggggccgccatcttggcaatcctcccccacgcggccggccatgtgcgattcatgggggccgccatcttggcaatcctcccccacgcggccggccatgtgcgattcatgggggccgccatcttgggcgctatcttcctcgccgcccgccacgtgcgatcaacgggggccgccatcttggccatcacccgatatacaaatcgacgactacgacctccgcggacagtcatcacggggccgctccagcaccgctgaccaagccaccgactacccgcaactcaacgtagTCACTTTGGACCAATCGCGGCCAAAACACCTCAGAAGCTCCATGGTGCCCAttcaagtcaacggatacaagacaccgtgcctcttcgactccgggagcaccgagagctttgttcacccagacctggtaagacgctgcttcCTCCCGATATTttcagcacggcaaactatctcccttgcctcgGGCTCGccctcggtccaaatacaagggcgcacggtTGCGacactaacgatacagggcgccaactactccaacttccaattgtatgtactccccgacctctgcgcccctctgctACTCAgactcgattttcagtgtaacctcaggagcctaacactcagtctcggtgttccaatgagcaatggaccgaatggtggaccagtatgggctgcgggcgaCGTTTCCGTgtttggacaacgtcaccatctgcggccacgaccagcaggaccacgatgccagaccacgaccagcaggaccacgatacctgccccctctcactatatgcagtttagcaactctaaaaatcgaccctcctccactcttcgctaacctcaccgttaactgcaaacccgtggccattcgcagcaggaggtatagcctgcagtacagggtatttattagagccaaagtccagcggctcttACGTGAGGGAATCATAggggccagtaatagcccctggagagctcaggtagtggtcgtcaagaccggggaaaagttccggatggtggttgattacagtcagaccattaaccggttcacgcacctcgatgcttagcccctcccccggattgcagacatggtcaatcagatcgcccagtaccgcatcttctccacggtggatctgaagtctgcataccaccagctcccaatctgcccggaggaccaccactacacggcattcgaggcagacggccgcctcttccatttcctccgggtcccctttggcgtcacgaatggggtctcggtgttccaacgagcaatggaccgaatggtggaccagtatgggctgcgggccatgtttccgtgtttggacaacgtcaccatctgcggccccgaccagcaggaccacgatgccaaactCCACCGATTTCACCAAACCGCCCAaaagctcaacctcacatacagtaaggagaaatgcgttttccgcacaaccagacgagccatcctcggctacgtcgtggaaaacggggtcttacaactccctctccctcactgttccagggccctcaagaggtatcttggatttttctcctgctacgcccagtgggtcccccagtatgcagacaaagcccgcccactatttattTTAAGACTACACTCtttccactgtcagccgaggcccgccaggccttcaactgcattacggaggacattgccaaagccgccatgtgggcggtggatgaatctgctctctttcaagtggagagcgatgcctcagaggtcgctctcgccgccactctgaaccaggcaggtaggccagtagcgttcttctcccgaaccctctccgcttcggaacttcgacactacTCAGTCGAAAAAGAACCTCAAGCcgttgtggaagccgtacggcactggaggcactacctcgcaggtaggaggtttaccctcatcaccgaccaaagatcggttgcctttatgttcgataactcgcaatggggcaaaattaaaaatgacaaaatcttgaggtggaggattgaactctccacctataattatgatatcgtacaccgtccggggaagctcaatgagcccccagatgccctgtcccgcggcacatgcaccagcgcgtaagacgaccgattacaggctatccagaatgacctctgccacccgggggtcaccaggctcgcccattacatcaaggcccgcaatctgcctttctccaccgaggacgTTAAAGCTGTCACCAAGAATTGCCCGATATGtgaggagtgtaaaccgcacttttatagaccagacaaggcccacctggtaaaggcatcccggccctttgaacgactgagtatcaatttcaaagggccccttccctcgaccgaccgtaatgtgtacttccttaacatcatagatgaattctctcgcttcccgttttccatcccgtgccccgatatgacctcccacacagtcatcagagccctgcacagtgtcttcaccctgttcggtttccctaactatgtccacagcgacaggggttcgtccttcatgagtgacgagctgcgtcagtacctgctcgacaaggacatcgcctcgagcaggactaccagcgaaaaccccagggggaacgggcaggtggagagggagaacgcaacggtctagAAGACCTTCCTACTGACCcttcggtctaggaatctcccgatctcccactggcaggaggtcctccccgacgtgctccatgcaattaggtccctcctgtgtacggccactaatcagactcctcacgagcaattatttgttttccccaaggggcactaccacgggggcctcgcttccatcctggttgaggacaccaggccctgtcctccttcggaagcacatccagacacataaaacagacccgctggtagagagggtcatcctactgcattcaaacccccactacgcatttatTGAGCAGCCCGACGGCCGcaaggacaccgtttccctccgggacctggcgcctgcaggatctaccaccaccaccaccgccgaggtacccctcacaccacaccccacccgacgccctgcgcccctgcgcccccgcgcctacaggtttcctgcactCCCTTTCACCCGTCataccggtcaggaacgaagctcggaaggaaccacccccggagtccaccctcagattcacaccggacatcagcacacagccatccgaagcggctgcaaccccggtgctccgccggtcCCAGCGAACGATTCAagcaccggaccgactcaacttatagacccgtcacccccgccggacctgatttttttaacagggggtgaatgtggtgaatgtataatataaattcacactgtgtatcactgtgtccctgtgggctctgtctgtgagccgttgcgcgactctgcccacagggggagatgaggcgcttgtacagggctccgcccttggctccgccctcaactggaagtataaagtgctgcggtcttgcgagcctgccttcagttcagctagtcacaggcagactcagttgtaagtcaattaaagccacagtttacttctactcgtgtccttgagtgaattgatggtcgcaccaGGGAGTGCACAGTTTATTTACTCCACAGGTTACAGCGttagtttaaaagtttaattcaCTCACAGGCGGCacaggggcgcagtggttagcactgctacctcacggtgccgaggacccgggttcgatcccggctctgggtcactgtccgtgtggagtttacacattcttcccgtgtctgcgtgggtctcacccccacaacccaaagatgtgcaggataggtggattggccacgctaaattgcccccccccccccccacacacacacacacacacacatacatgtgcacacacacaaagAACAAACCGATAGTGTCTCTACAGAcggaagggaaaatgctggaaaatctcagcaagtctggcagcatctgtagggagagaaaagagctaacgtttcaagtctgaagactctttatcaaagctcattgacaaagagtcatcggactcgaaacgttagctcttttctctccctacagatgctgccagacctgctgagattttccagcattttccctttcatttcagattccagcatccgcagtaatttgctttaatccaGTGTCTCTACAGAGATGGACTTTGGAGATTGGGCttcataaaataaacaataaAGTTGACAGAGTTTTGATGCTGTCGCACTGGAAGACAGACTGTTTGTCTCAATGGAGGTCTCGAGATTCTCACCAACAGAGCTTCGTCATGGGGGAGAATATCTGGGTCCATTCTTTTCATCTCCACTTTGCAGGTTTCCAAACGCAGACTAAAGGTGAGGATTCTCTGGCTTCATAACCGCACACAGAATTTCaggagaggcagggagagagagcattCCTTCTCCGGTTATTCACCACAACGCACTGATTTCAAAAACCACAGGTCCAAAACTTAAAGCATGTCTCTGTCAAGTACTTTCCAGTAAATCACTAGCCTTTTaccatttttttccccccatcgATTAAGGTGATTGCAGTTCAAAACAAAccagcagctcctccccctccagtaCCCCGCTGGTCAGGCGATTTCTTCAAATAGGCAGGTGAATGTATGACCGTTTAAAAACATCCAAGTGTCCAAATAATACTGTGGCCTTCCATACTTTCAAAGAAGACACAGCTTCTGAAAAGATGGTTATCCCAACACTGTATAAATCCCAAACTAGTCCCACTCTTCCCATCTCCCTCGAGAGCTCTGTACCGATCCAGTTTAATTCCAACATGCTTTGCAGTTTGGTgtagggttgttggggggggagggagagagggagagagagacagagggagagagagacagagggagagagagacagagggagagagagacagagggagacagagagagagagacagagagagagagacagagagagagagacagagagagagagacagagacagagagagagacagagagagagagagacagagacagagagagagggacagagagggatggCTACATTACTGAGTTGCTGTGACCGAATGTGTGACGATGGATGGCTTTGCACTCCTGTCATTGACCCTGTTTTTTTGTGTGGTGATGCAGGACTGAGGCAGTGAAGATTCGGGATGGTTGTTACAGGCACCACAATTGCTACGTATGCACCGACTGTGGCCTGAATCTCGGCATGAGGGGGCATTTCTGGTTCCGGGATAAAATGTACTGTGAGAAACATGCACAAGAGCATTTCGAGGCTGCGGAGGGCAGCTTGTGACCTGGGCCCTGCTCGACTATCGGTCTGATCTCAGAAACACTTCCAATGATCACCTAAAACCCCTTTGTAAAATATCAGATGATTTAATAAAGGAATTCTAGCAGCTTGTGGATTCTCTGATCTCTTGCCGTAGAGACAGGGCGAGGCCTGTGTCTCACCTGAATCCTCAACCTGGATTATTACAGGTACTTTATATTCATTCTTTCCAAAACAAGTCTTTACTTTCAGAATGTGAATATTTGACAGTCACGCACCATTCCTAACTGCTGCCACCTGGTGAAGTACTTTCTGAAATACAATTACTGTTGTTAATGTCAGATACAAGGCAGCTGGCtgaacacagcaagatcccactaacattggccgcaattctccggctgttggaaTTCTCCTTTCCCAATGGCTATGGACCCCGCCCACATGtttggattcaatggaaaatcccattaacaagcggcgggaagggagaatcctACCGCCAGTGGAAGGCCCGCCGCCCAGCGAATGCACGTGGTCCAGCTCAGTATTTCATGTCAAATCCAAAACAAGACGCCTCCAGCAGTTCTGTGCTCCCTTGGTATTGTACTGGGAGTGTCCGCTGACCTCAGTACAATATTCAAATCCCAAGAGTGAGTCTCGAACCCAGCACCATCTGACCCAGGTGTGAACATCGCCCATTAAATCACGGCTGACAGCTTTCCAGAGTTGACCATGTTGACATAAGGCCCCTCCTGAGCTGACTGATCTCAGCAACAGTTGGAGGGGTCTGGcctccatctggcccaggggcttGACAGTTGTTC
Coding sequences within:
- the pdlim2 gene encoding PDZ and LIM domain protein 2, producing the protein MSRLVRLPAPGPWGFRITGGRDFNKAIAVSKVSNGSKAESVDLQFGDLIISINGSETCDMINMEAQNKIRMCEGDLVLSVERPEPGSPRVLDGSSTDIFLAQRFQAVLSPSRDENKNILERSSADSSSGSLILTPHRSLSSTPQPKSISPNTGRRSASPIWSPRVKEETPHQGNVVSKEFQVGIKGGRSLSPISSALSAPRMNHSADSSPSEVRDHSEESLSPSSALLSKGAPERRNLNRIDKDSEVYKMLQENRAAKEPPRQSNRFRQLQEALDADQDGAAVKFPGRFSPSAPIAGAPKYQMCEKCGSSIVTEAVKIRDGCYRHHNCYVCTDCGLNLGMRGHFWFRDKMYCEKHAQEHFEAAEGSL